A section of the Acidobacteriota bacterium genome encodes:
- a CDS encoding efflux transporter periplasmic adaptor subunit, with amino-acid sequence MAELTRQSGNGKHVWRGIIIAILAVIVLAAFISSRKGEVSVRVDHVTKQDLVTTISTNGKVEPIQNFEAHAPAATTVRNTYVREGQRVHKGDLLMQLDDADARAQAARALAQMKAAEADQHAINTGGTQEEVLNTRSELVKAQAERDAAQKNYDALQKLAQTGAAAPSEVREAANRLTAAQAQLKVLQDKQQDRYSRPEVNRVEAQVDQARASYTAAQDLLAHSAIRAPFDGTVYSIPIKQGEYVQQGELLIQLADLHRVQVRAFVDEPELGKLGVGQPVTVTWDALPGKTWRGEISQMPYTITTYGTRNVGQVLSSVDNEDSRLLPNINVTVNVSIANKKDIVTIAREGLHEDENGRYVYVVRNGHLERQAVEAGIANNTRIEIMTGLQPGELVALTSMNPATPLRPGLEVRAR; translated from the coding sequence ATGGCAGAGCTCACGAGACAAAGCGGCAATGGAAAGCACGTTTGGCGAGGGATCATTATCGCCATCCTTGCCGTTATTGTGCTCGCCGCATTCATCTCCAGCCGCAAGGGCGAAGTTTCCGTCAGAGTCGACCACGTAACCAAGCAAGACCTCGTCACGACGATCTCCACCAATGGCAAAGTCGAGCCTATACAAAACTTCGAGGCTCATGCTCCTGCTGCGACGACGGTTCGAAACACTTACGTCCGCGAAGGCCAGCGAGTCCATAAGGGCGATCTCCTGATGCAACTTGACGATGCCGATGCGCGCGCCCAGGCAGCGCGAGCGTTGGCGCAGATGAAAGCCGCAGAGGCCGACCAGCACGCTATCAATACCGGGGGAACGCAGGAAGAAGTGTTGAATACCCGCTCCGAGCTGGTAAAGGCACAAGCCGAGCGCGATGCTGCGCAAAAGAACTACGACGCTCTGCAAAAATTGGCTCAAACGGGAGCTGCAGCTCCGTCCGAAGTCCGCGAAGCAGCAAATCGCCTGACGGCGGCTCAGGCCCAACTCAAGGTGCTGCAAGACAAGCAACAAGATCGCTACTCCCGTCCGGAAGTAAATCGCGTTGAAGCCCAGGTCGATCAGGCCCGCGCTTCCTACACCGCAGCTCAGGACCTGCTGGCGCACAGTGCAATCCGCGCTCCCTTCGACGGTACGGTGTACTCCATTCCCATCAAGCAGGGTGAATACGTTCAACAGGGGGAGCTTCTCATTCAGCTTGCAGATCTGCATCGCGTGCAGGTACGCGCCTTTGTCGACGAGCCCGAATTGGGAAAGCTGGGAGTAGGCCAGCCTGTGACGGTCACCTGGGATGCCCTTCCGGGAAAGACGTGGCGCGGCGAAATCAGTCAGATGCCCTATACCATCACCACTTACGGAACCCGCAATGTTGGGCAGGTTCTGTCCTCAGTTGACAACGAGGACAGCCGCCTCTTGCCGAACATCAACGTCACGGTGAACGTCAGTATTGCAAACAAAAAAGACATAGTGACCATAGCCCGCGAGGGTCTGCATGAAGACGAGAACGGACGCTATGTGTATGTGGTTCGAAATGGACATCTGGAACGTCAGGCGGTGGAGGCCGGCATCGCAAACAATACCCGCATTGAAATCATGACCGGCCTCCAGCCAGGAGAACTCGTTGCTCTCACCAGCATGAACCCGGCTACTCCACTACGACCTGGACTTGAGGTTCGCGCCCGGTAA
- a CDS encoding sodium:proline symporter, which produces MHLTWLDWSAIIGYLGITILMGLYFRGRSGSSMEEYFVSGRSVSWWLAGTSMVATTFSADTPLLVTGLVYTQGIAGNWLWWSFLLSGMMTVFLFARLWRRSGLLTDVQFAEMRYSGKPAAFLRGFRAVYVGLLMNCLILGWVTKAMISIVSVVIGVSEHTALAICIFVIVPFTGLYVAIGGLWGVLWTDLFQFVLKMGVVIAVAYYGISAAGGMHELLRKLQVAQPPMPTSLHGNPLKLFPDFSSGLTAETWWTLPVITLLAYLGLQWWAFWYPGAEPGGGGYIAQRIFSAKDEKQGLLSVLWFNIAHYALRPWPWILVGLVAIVLYPNLDGSAAGRHPEDGYMLVLTQHLPTSLRGLAIAGFLAAFMSTIATQLNWGASYLVADFYKRFIKPEASQKHYILVSRLVTVFLVVCAALVAAQLASIQSGWQWVLELSAGTGAVYLLRWYWWRINAWSEISAMVVALVVSLALRIMHPFSGNSAVVFAKSASITTAITTVAWLTATFMTRPVSQEVLVSFYRHVRPDVRGWKHVAAIAKDVKPTRDLGRNLALWLLGCAMVYSFLFGAGYAILGQPTRGTVLLAIGIVCLLLLLKQLRSFVEEPEHARKPGTETAAFIGH; this is translated from the coding sequence ATGCATCTCACCTGGCTCGATTGGTCGGCGATTATTGGCTACCTGGGCATCACTATCCTCATGGGGCTGTACTTCCGGGGACGCTCCGGCAGCAGCATGGAAGAGTACTTCGTCTCGGGCCGATCCGTGTCGTGGTGGCTGGCCGGAACGTCGATGGTCGCGACGACCTTCTCCGCCGACACCCCACTGCTTGTGACCGGGCTTGTGTACACGCAGGGCATCGCTGGCAATTGGCTTTGGTGGTCGTTCCTGCTTTCCGGAATGATGACCGTGTTCCTCTTCGCCAGACTTTGGCGTCGATCCGGACTGCTAACCGATGTGCAATTCGCGGAGATGCGCTATTCAGGCAAGCCGGCGGCATTTCTACGCGGCTTTCGCGCTGTTTATGTCGGATTGCTCATGAACTGCCTGATTCTCGGTTGGGTAACGAAGGCGATGATCAGCATCGTAAGCGTAGTGATAGGCGTGAGCGAGCACACAGCATTGGCAATTTGCATCTTCGTGATCGTTCCCTTTACGGGTTTATACGTTGCCATCGGCGGATTGTGGGGCGTCTTGTGGACCGACCTGTTCCAGTTCGTTCTCAAAATGGGAGTGGTTATCGCAGTTGCGTATTACGGAATCAGCGCAGCCGGAGGCATGCACGAACTGCTGCGAAAATTGCAAGTCGCGCAACCCCCTATGCCCACGAGTCTACATGGCAATCCATTAAAGCTATTTCCTGACTTTTCCAGCGGACTCACTGCGGAGACATGGTGGACACTTCCCGTGATCACACTGCTCGCTTATCTCGGTCTGCAGTGGTGGGCATTCTGGTATCCCGGAGCTGAACCCGGCGGGGGCGGATACATCGCTCAGCGAATCTTCAGCGCCAAGGATGAGAAACAGGGACTGCTCTCCGTGCTGTGGTTCAATATCGCGCACTACGCGCTGCGTCCATGGCCCTGGATTCTCGTTGGGCTGGTCGCGATCGTTCTGTACCCAAATCTGGACGGTTCGGCTGCCGGACGTCATCCAGAAGACGGATACATGCTGGTACTCACGCAGCATCTTCCTACTTCGTTGCGCGGGCTTGCTATCGCGGGATTCCTCGCAGCCTTCATGTCGACCATCGCGACGCAGCTCAATTGGGGCGCCTCTTATCTCGTCGCGGATTTCTACAAGCGCTTTATCAAACCCGAGGCATCGCAGAAGCATTACATTCTCGTGTCGCGCCTGGTCACGGTGTTTCTAGTAGTCTGCGCAGCGCTTGTAGCCGCACAACTCGCATCCATTCAGTCTGGCTGGCAGTGGGTGCTTGAACTCAGTGCAGGAACCGGAGCGGTTTATCTGCTGCGCTGGTATTGGTGGCGCATTAACGCCTGGAGCGAGATCAGCGCGATGGTTGTGGCGCTGGTAGTTTCACTCGCGCTGCGGATTATGCATCCTTTTTCGGGAAATTCCGCCGTAGTGTTTGCCAAGAGCGCAAGCATAACTACGGCGATCACCACAGTGGCCTGGCTGACCGCCACATTCATGACGAGACCGGTGAGCCAGGAGGTGTTGGTGAGCTTTTACCGGCACGTCCGTCCCGATGTACGCGGATGGAAGCACGTGGCGGCCATCGCTAAAGACGTAAAGCCCACACGGGATCTCGGCCGCAATCTCGCACTCTGGCTGCTGGGATGCGCGATGGTCTATTCATTTTTGTTCGGCGCAGGATACGCAATCCTTGGTCAACCCACTCGTGGAACTGTCTTGCTCGCAATCGGAATCGTATGCCTGCTGCTCTTGCTGAAGCAGCTCCGCTCATTTGTCGAAGAGCCGGAACATGCGCGCAAGCCGGGCACGGAGACCGCTGCTTTTATCGGTCATTGA
- a CDS encoding beta-mannosidase — protein MKKLFFLLLVLTLAFIPSMSLGASVQKQLIDLNHGWQFRLAPDSSLNHVPGVEPDVDSATLQRVAGWTPAEVPGCIQTDLLRNKIIPEPFYRDNEKKLQWIGLEDWQYQTSFDVSAAIFARKHIELMFQGLDTYATVFLNGQGVLHAENMFRIWRVDAKPYLKQGSNTLQVVFRSPINEVLKHIQGMPYHLPSISVHDADVEKGIGTDPYTRKAPYQYGWDWGPRFVTMGVWRPVTLESWDEAVIRDLHIAQDEVTADVANIAASLEIEAGANAPAKVTISYTSPEAKAAKKIERTFTLLRGANRVTVPIEIEKPARWFPSGYGPQSLYEFSATLEIRKGSVDQAKTRTGLRSLQLRRDPDHWGRSMEFVINGIPIFGKGADVIPFDSFPSRVTAETYREILQSARDANMNMIREWGGGTYESDEFYNICDELGLIIWQDFMFGGDMHPGDAEFLDNVRHEAVDQVKRLRNHPSIVIWCGNNEVETGWMHWGDRQQFKAEVGQKTAEKVWQDYMVLFNRVLPDVVIQHGQPVPYWPSSPSANFEDDPDTQRIGDMHYWQVWHALAPIENYKQQVPRFMTEFGFQSFPEMNTIKSFSTPEDWDISSAVMLSHQKNKGGNGRIYDYLLRYFGQPKDFASFLYASQVMQAEAIKMGAEHFRRSRPRTMGSLYWQLNDCWPVASWSSIDYHGRWKALQYYARRFYNDLLVSPNEENSALQIYVVSDKQQVQPAQLRVRLVDLAGKVLEEKSANIQVKPLASDVYLSLPVTELLAQRQREQVFIDSQLLVAGKSVSRNLYFFATMKDIRLPRPEIKASIESTGNSYRVTLQSSQVARDVYLSFGDLDAKFSDNYIDLLPGESVQIDITSKASLDQLRQAMKVVSLYDAFLPQTEHEVSGRRASP, from the coding sequence ATGAAAAAATTATTCTTCCTGCTGCTCGTGCTTACTTTGGCCTTCATTCCCTCAATGTCATTGGGCGCTTCCGTCCAAAAGCAACTGATCGATCTGAATCATGGATGGCAATTCCGGCTTGCGCCTGACAGCTCTCTGAATCATGTTCCCGGAGTTGAGCCTGACGTGGATTCGGCTACGCTGCAGCGAGTGGCCGGTTGGACGCCGGCGGAGGTCCCCGGCTGCATTCAGACCGATCTGCTGCGCAACAAAATCATTCCCGAGCCCTTCTATCGCGACAATGAGAAGAAGTTGCAATGGATCGGCCTGGAGGACTGGCAATATCAAACAAGCTTCGACGTCTCTGCAGCCATATTCGCGCGTAAGCATATTGAGCTTATGTTCCAGGGGCTCGATACATACGCGACAGTCTTTCTCAATGGTCAAGGCGTGCTGCACGCGGAGAACATGTTTCGCATCTGGCGCGTCGATGCGAAGCCTTATCTAAAGCAGGGGAGCAACACACTGCAGGTAGTGTTTCGGTCCCCGATCAACGAAGTGCTTAAGCACATTCAGGGCATGCCGTACCATTTGCCGTCTATCTCGGTGCATGACGCGGATGTAGAGAAGGGAATTGGCACCGATCCGTATACGCGGAAAGCTCCGTATCAATATGGCTGGGATTGGGGTCCACGCTTCGTCACCATGGGCGTGTGGAGGCCAGTAACGCTGGAAAGTTGGGACGAGGCCGTGATTCGCGATCTGCACATCGCTCAAGACGAAGTTACCGCGGACGTCGCGAACATTGCTGCAAGTCTCGAGATCGAAGCGGGGGCTAACGCTCCAGCTAAAGTGACGATCAGCTACACGTCGCCTGAGGCTAAAGCTGCAAAGAAGATCGAGAGAACCTTCACATTACTTCGCGGTGCAAACCGCGTTACTGTTCCGATCGAGATCGAGAAGCCCGCTCGCTGGTTTCCTTCCGGATACGGACCACAGTCTTTGTATGAATTCTCAGCAACACTGGAGATCCGAAAAGGATCTGTGGATCAGGCGAAGACTCGTACTGGTTTGCGTTCCCTCCAGCTTCGCCGCGATCCCGACCATTGGGGCCGGAGTATGGAGTTCGTGATAAACGGCATTCCCATATTTGGAAAAGGTGCAGATGTCATTCCGTTCGACAGCTTTCCCTCGCGAGTAACTGCTGAAACATACCGCGAGATTCTGCAGTCAGCCCGCGACGCGAACATGAACATGATCCGCGAATGGGGAGGCGGAACTTATGAGAGCGACGAGTTCTACAACATCTGCGACGAGCTGGGGCTGATCATCTGGCAGGACTTCATGTTCGGCGGCGATATGCACCCGGGCGACGCAGAGTTCCTGGACAACGTGCGTCACGAAGCCGTCGATCAGGTCAAAAGGCTACGCAATCATCCCAGCATCGTGATCTGGTGTGGCAACAATGAAGTGGAAACCGGATGGATGCACTGGGGAGATCGCCAGCAGTTCAAGGCCGAGGTAGGGCAAAAGACAGCAGAAAAAGTCTGGCAGGACTACATGGTGCTCTTCAATCGGGTGCTGCCTGATGTCGTTATTCAGCATGGCCAGCCAGTGCCGTACTGGCCGAGTTCTCCAAGCGCCAACTTCGAAGATGATCCGGATACTCAGCGCATCGGCGACATGCATTACTGGCAGGTGTGGCACGCGCTGGCTCCGATTGAGAACTACAAGCAGCAAGTGCCGCGATTCATGACCGAATTCGGATTCCAGTCGTTTCCCGAAATGAACACGATCAAATCCTTCAGCACACCGGAGGACTGGGACATCAGCTCCGCGGTAATGCTGTCGCACCAGAAAAATAAAGGGGGGAACGGAAGAATCTATGACTACCTGTTGCGCTACTTCGGTCAGCCGAAGGATTTCGCCTCCTTTCTGTATGCCAGTCAGGTGATGCAGGCGGAAGCAATCAAGATGGGAGCTGAGCACTTTCGCCGCAGCCGCCCTCGCACGATGGGCTCGCTTTACTGGCAGCTCAACGACTGCTGGCCAGTGGCGTCGTGGTCAAGCATCGACTATCACGGGCGTTGGAAGGCATTGCAGTACTATGCGCGACGCTTCTACAACGATCTGCTGGTGAGTCCAAACGAAGAGAACAGCGCACTGCAGATTTACGTTGTTTCGGACAAGCAGCAAGTTCAGCCAGCCCAGTTGCGCGTACGGTTGGTGGATTTGGCCGGCAAGGTGCTCGAAGAGAAGTCCGCAAATATTCAGGTGAAACCTCTTGCCAGCGATGTTTACTTGAGCTTGCCCGTGACGGAGCTCTTAGCTCAGCGCCAACGCGAGCAGGTCTTCATCGATTCTCAGCTCCTGGTAGCGGGCAAGTCTGTATCTCGCAATCTGTATTTCTTCGCAACAATGAAGGATATTCGCCTGCCACGGCCGGAGATCAAGGCGAGCATTGAGAGCACTGGGAATTCATATCGAGTGACTCTGCAGTCTTCGCAGGTCGCGCGAGATGTGTATCTCTCCTTCGGCGATCTCGATGCAAAGTTTTCGGATAATTACATAGACCTGCTTCCCGGCGAGTCTGTCCAGATCGACATCACCAGCAAAGCTTCTCTCGATCAATTGCGGCAGGCGATGAAGGTAGTTTCTCTCTATGACGCGTTTCTTCCTCAAACAGAGCACGAAGTGTCAGGCCGAAGGGCGAGCCCGTGA
- a CDS encoding DUF4230 domain-containing protein — protein sequence MSILPTDNLRAPSRLGRLGIFLAGFVTAVFLLFLVSYPAGRGRWLQRVLHVDLDQPAIVQRIQRLQRLESVKYTLEKVVTGERQSRFLPQSLAGERLLLIVRGEVFAGVDLGKLQSSDVQVNGKQVKISLPRAEIFSTRVDNNQTRVYSRETGLLVPADPNLESEVRAEAERQLLQAALIDGILNNASTNARGTVTALVQALGFTDVEVN from the coding sequence ATGTCGATCCTGCCAACAGACAACTTGCGTGCTCCAAGCCGTCTGGGAAGACTTGGAATCTTCCTGGCTGGCTTTGTAACAGCAGTGTTCCTGCTGTTCCTGGTTTCTTATCCCGCTGGTCGTGGCCGCTGGCTTCAGAGGGTTCTGCATGTCGATCTCGATCAGCCTGCGATCGTGCAGCGCATCCAGCGTCTGCAGCGGCTGGAATCCGTGAAATACACACTCGAAAAGGTAGTCACAGGCGAGAGGCAAAGTCGATTCTTGCCGCAATCCCTGGCAGGCGAGCGCCTGCTATTGATTGTGCGTGGCGAAGTGTTCGCTGGCGTCGATTTAGGCAAACTGCAATCCAGTGATGTCCAGGTAAACGGAAAGCAGGTGAAGATTAGCCTGCCTCGCGCGGAGATTTTTTCCACGCGTGTCGATAACAACCAGACCCGAGTCTATTCTCGTGAGACGGGATTGCTCGTGCCAGCCGATCCCAATCTGGAATCAGAGGTTCGCGCCGAAGCCGAACGCCAGCTCCTGCAGGCCGCTTTGATCGATGGCATCCTGAACAATGCTTCGACCAATGCCCGAGGGACGGTTACGGCTTTGGTCCAAGCTCTTGGCTTTACAGATGTAGAGGTGAATTGA
- a CDS encoding ribonuclease produces MGIGLRRAREVTVAVYREVQRTRVLNMAAGLSYYFLLSLFPLLIALATLLGYLPIPNLFNQSMDFAARFVPSEAMGLVRRILQSVLTPNRGGLLSIGLAGTIWAASGGFSAMIDALDIAYDARTSRQMLKQRLLAVELTFMTGGLMAIAMLLTMVGDRGGHFLSNVLHLSYVFERSWPLLRWGIIGLCIVLSMELLYFFGPNVKQRFKHTLPGALLGTVLWILISAAVNVYVSHFANYNKTYGTIGAVIALLFWLYVSSIAILIGAELNAELLKAEGKRLQGQQRVAPGQAVEMPKAA; encoded by the coding sequence ATGGGAATTGGACTGCGAAGAGCCAGAGAAGTCACCGTAGCCGTGTACCGCGAAGTGCAACGCACACGTGTGCTGAACATGGCGGCCGGGCTTTCCTACTACTTCCTTCTGTCGCTGTTTCCCCTCCTCATTGCGTTGGCCACGCTGCTCGGTTACCTGCCCATTCCTAACTTGTTCAACCAGAGCATGGACTTCGCCGCCCGTTTCGTTCCATCTGAGGCAATGGGATTGGTTCGCAGGATTCTCCAGAGCGTACTAACCCCGAATCGCGGAGGATTACTCTCGATTGGGCTTGCCGGGACCATATGGGCTGCTTCGGGCGGTTTCTCGGCAATGATCGATGCGCTCGACATCGCCTACGATGCCCGTACCAGCCGGCAAATGCTGAAACAGCGACTGCTGGCTGTGGAACTGACGTTTATGACCGGTGGCCTGATGGCGATTGCCATGTTGCTCACGATGGTGGGCGACCGCGGTGGTCACTTCCTGAGCAATGTCCTTCACCTCTCATATGTATTCGAGCGGAGTTGGCCGCTCCTGCGTTGGGGCATCATTGGACTCTGCATTGTGCTCTCGATGGAGCTGCTGTACTTCTTCGGACCCAATGTGAAGCAGAGGTTCAAGCACACGCTGCCAGGCGCGCTTCTCGGAACAGTGCTCTGGATTCTGATTTCGGCTGCCGTAAACGTCTATGTATCGCACTTCGCCAACTACAACAAAACCTATGGGACGATCGGCGCCGTCATCGCTCTCTTGTTCTGGCTGTACGTGAGCAGCATCGCGATTCTGATCGGGGCTGAGTTGAACGCAGAGCTTCTGAAAGCCGAGGGCAAGAGACTGCAAGGACAGCAGCGCGTCGCACCTGGGCAGGCAGTCGAGATGCCCAAGGCTGCCTGA
- a CDS encoding ABC transporter permease, protein MDRFLQDLRYALRQLTKSPAFTVTALLTLALGIGANTAIYSLLDQVMLRSLPVQDPEQLVMLQGTGSDRGRINAYGGDGDDYFSYPMYRDLRDKNSVFTGTVATDQVQVGVQWHNQPELVQGELVSGNYFDVLGVKSALGRVLVQSDDEAQERNPVVVLSYGYWQRRFGSDPRVVNDTILVNSHPFTVVGVASPGFKSFVLGAAPDVFAPMMMKPQITPGWNDLDNRRSRWLNIVGRLKPGMTLAQAESGLAPLWHSLREEELKAIPNATPKFREGFVAKSHLKLHEAAKGFSPVRDQIGTPLVIVMAMVGLVVLIACANVASLLLVRAAGRVREMSVRYALGASRMRVVQQLVIEGVVLGVGGGVLGLAIAPEVTQLLLRKIWADSLGQIPFSPSPDVRVLVFNFAVSVTVGLLFSLAPALQFWRPDLVQTLKQQLTTASGGQLKLRRSSVALQMGLSLLLLFGAGLFVRTLHNLKNVDVGFVSDHLVTFGISPGYAGYQLNQNLDLYKRIIDTLAVLPGVRSAAATSDPELANNQSMSGIGIPGYTPAEGERMSVEWAEITPGYFDTLKLAFLIGRDINNQDHASAAKVAIVNETFARRYFGTPEKAVGHNFARGGGPENKPDFQIIGIVRNAKHRNLRREIEPTVYIPYMQVDPKNGLTYMQFYIRTWQAPEQAMNTIRTAMQNLDSKLVLDSLLTMDRQINNNVTNESIVAFLAVSFGILATFLAGIGLYGVLAFSTAQRTREIGIRMALGASRSSVVQMVLREVLWLAGISVVVAVPAALLLARYLRSQLYGVSNTDPLTLIGVVVVIAGVAMLAATLPARRAAGVNPTKALRYE, encoded by the coding sequence ATGGACCGCTTTCTGCAGGACCTTCGCTATGCGCTGCGCCAACTAACAAAATCGCCGGCTTTCACGGTGACCGCGCTCCTGACACTCGCGTTGGGCATCGGCGCGAACACGGCGATCTACAGCCTGCTCGATCAGGTAATGTTGCGCAGCTTGCCGGTTCAGGACCCTGAGCAGCTGGTGATGCTCCAGGGCACGGGAAGCGATCGCGGAAGAATCAACGCCTATGGCGGGGACGGTGATGACTATTTTTCCTATCCCATGTATCGCGATCTCCGCGACAAGAATTCAGTCTTCACCGGCACCGTAGCGACCGACCAGGTCCAGGTCGGAGTGCAATGGCACAACCAACCCGAACTGGTGCAAGGCGAGCTCGTATCGGGAAATTACTTTGACGTTCTTGGCGTGAAATCCGCGCTAGGCAGGGTGCTCGTCCAATCGGATGATGAGGCGCAGGAACGCAATCCTGTCGTCGTGCTCAGCTACGGATATTGGCAGAGACGATTCGGTTCTGACCCCCGAGTAGTGAACGACACCATCCTGGTAAATAGCCATCCTTTTACGGTCGTCGGAGTAGCGTCGCCCGGCTTTAAGAGCTTCGTCCTTGGAGCCGCGCCCGACGTTTTTGCTCCAATGATGATGAAGCCGCAGATCACTCCGGGATGGAACGATCTCGATAACCGGCGTTCGCGTTGGCTGAATATCGTTGGACGACTCAAGCCAGGCATGACACTCGCCCAGGCGGAGTCTGGCCTGGCGCCACTCTGGCATTCACTGCGCGAAGAAGAACTCAAGGCGATTCCCAATGCGACACCAAAGTTTCGCGAAGGATTCGTCGCCAAGTCCCATCTGAAATTGCACGAGGCGGCTAAAGGATTCTCTCCCGTGCGCGATCAGATCGGCACGCCGCTCGTGATCGTGATGGCGATGGTCGGGCTCGTCGTTCTCATTGCATGCGCCAATGTCGCTAGTTTGCTCCTGGTGCGTGCAGCCGGAAGAGTTCGCGAAATGTCGGTGCGATATGCGCTGGGAGCCTCGCGTATGCGAGTCGTCCAGCAGCTCGTGATCGAAGGAGTGGTGCTCGGCGTTGGTGGAGGAGTGCTGGGTTTAGCCATTGCTCCCGAAGTGACCCAGCTATTGCTTCGCAAGATTTGGGCCGATTCATTGGGCCAGATTCCCTTCTCCCCGTCGCCAGATGTGCGCGTACTAGTCTTCAACTTCGCCGTTTCCGTCACGGTTGGGCTTTTGTTCAGCCTCGCACCAGCGCTCCAGTTCTGGCGTCCCGACTTGGTACAGACGTTGAAGCAACAACTTACTACGGCCAGCGGTGGTCAACTGAAGCTGCGCCGCAGTTCTGTTGCTCTGCAGATGGGGCTTAGCCTGCTCCTTCTGTTTGGAGCGGGACTATTTGTGCGCACCTTGCATAACCTGAAAAACGTTGACGTCGGTTTTGTTTCAGATCATCTGGTGACGTTTGGCATTTCGCCGGGCTATGCAGGTTACCAGCTTAACCAGAACTTGGACCTCTACAAACGCATCATCGATACGTTGGCGGTACTGCCCGGAGTTCGCTCAGCCGCGGCCACCAGCGATCCTGAGCTGGCTAATAATCAGAGCATGAGTGGCATAGGAATCCCCGGCTATACGCCGGCCGAGGGCGAACGAATGAGTGTCGAGTGGGCGGAGATCACCCCGGGTTATTTCGATACTCTTAAACTTGCCTTCTTAATTGGAAGAGACATCAATAACCAGGATCACGCAAGCGCCGCGAAAGTCGCCATCGTGAATGAGACCTTTGCCCGCCGTTACTTTGGAACTCCCGAGAAGGCGGTTGGACACAATTTCGCGCGTGGGGGAGGGCCTGAGAACAAGCCTGACTTTCAGATCATTGGAATTGTGCGGAATGCGAAACACCGCAATCTTCGCCGTGAGATAGAGCCGACCGTGTACATACCCTACATGCAGGTTGATCCGAAGAACGGCCTGACGTACATGCAGTTCTATATCCGCACCTGGCAAGCGCCTGAGCAGGCCATGAATACGATCCGTACTGCCATGCAGAACCTCGATTCGAAATTGGTACTCGATTCTCTGCTCACGATGGACCGGCAGATCAACAACAACGTTACCAACGAAAGCATCGTTGCCTTTCTTGCTGTGAGCTTTGGCATTTTGGCGACTTTTCTGGCCGGCATTGGACTATATGGAGTACTTGCCTTCTCCACAGCGCAGCGCACGCGTGAAATTGGGATTCGCATGGCCCTCGGCGCGAGCCGGAGCTCGGTCGTACAGATGGTCTTGCGCGAGGTATTGTGGCTCGCCGGAATCAGCGTCGTGGTCGCCGTGCCGGCTGCCCTGTTGCTTGCTCGCTACCTGCGCAGCCAGTTGTACGGTGTATCCAACACCGATCCACTGACTCTAATCGGAGTTGTTGTGGTCATCGCAGGCGTAGCTATGCTCGCCGCGACGCTGCCGGCACGCCGCGCAGCAGGCGTGAACCCAACAAAGGCATTGAGATATGAGTAG